Genomic window (Jeotgalibaca ciconiae):
CTGCCAGAGTCGCACTATCGACTACAAAAAGATAGGCAACATTAATCGCTAGATAGACGGCCATAACGATGGAGAGTCCACCGACAATTACACGCGGCAATGTCTTCCCGGGATTTTTCATTTCTCCCGCCAACGTACCAACGTTCATCCAACCATCATAAGCAAAAAGGGTGGCAACCAGTGCCGAGCTAAGAGCAGTCAGGAAAGAATGGTCTTCTGAAACAAAAGGCATAAGGCTCTGTTGACCTCCTCCAGGATAAAGTAACCCAGCAATAATGATAATAAAAAGAGGAATAAGTTTCAGGAAAGTAGCGACATTTTGAATCCTGCTGCCATGCTTCGTTCCCATAAAATTCATGAGGGCTATAAAGAGGGCGGTCCCAATCGCAATGGGAATGATCAATTGATCACTTAACCCGAAAAGATTGATAACTTGCGTCGCAAAGATAATGGCCAAAGCCGCAAAGTTTGCTGGGAAATAAACAATCATCTGTGCCCATCCAGCCAGAAACCCCCAAATCTTTCCATATACTTTTTCCATATACAGCATTAATCCGCCCGATTCCGAGTAAATCGTGCCAATTTCAGCAACAGTCAGACCACCAGTGATGGTAATGATACCGGCAACAAACCAAGCCAACAGCCCGACACCCGGGGCCCCGCTAGCAGAATACACCGCTGTAGGCTTAAAGAAGACCCCCGCTCCAATTACAGTACCCACTAATACTGTCAGCGCAGTCAAGCCGCTGATACTTTTTTTCAATTCTGTTTTCTCCATGTTTTCTAATTCTCCTAAATTTCCTTTGTCAGCGATACATCCCTACATTCTAGGGACGAAAAAACGATTCGTCAAGAACTATTTCATAGCAGAATCAACAAATATGGCGCAGGCATTTTTATTGCCTGTGCTACCTGCCATGAATAGGCAAGAGAAGGGTTTTGATTTGCCGTCTCTGATTAAAAAAGGAAACACCGATATGAAAGATAACCTTCAGAAAAGTATTTTATGTTTCTTTTAGATCAAATGGAATGGAAAAGTGGGAAGGCCGAGCGATTCCTGCTGTCAAAAATACCTCCTTCACGTAATCAACTGCTAAGCCTTTCGTGAAGGAGGTATTTTTCTTTATATTCATTTTACATCTGTAAATCCTCTTAAAAATGATCGTCACAGCATTCTACTTCTGTCTTTCTAAGCTTTTTTATTTACGGAAGCATCAAAAATGCTATCAATTGCATCCTTTAATGCGGCGTTAAATTCCTCATCGGTCTGGTTGACGTTCAGGTCTTGGGAGAGAGCACGGGAGAAGCTGGCGATCAAACCATCATTTTCTTTCAGTTTTTCGTTTGCCTCATCCCTTGAATAACCGCCGGAAAGGGCCACGACCCGAAGAACATTTGGATGGTCAATGGTTTCTTTATAAGTATTAGCCACAGTAGGAATTGTCAACTTCAACATAACATGATCGTCTTCGTGTAAGGTATCCAGATTCCGCAGCAATTCTTCTTTCAGAATAGTCTCCACTTCATCTTTTTTCTCACTATAGATGTCGACTTCAGGTTCGATGATTGGCACAAGCCCCGCATCCAGAATCTGTCTGGCAACTTCAAATTGTTGCTCGACAACTGCCCGGATTCCTTCTGGGTTCAGCTCCTTGATGACCGAACGCATCTTGGTACCGAAAACTTGTCGTTCCTTCGCTTTAGCGAGAAGCTCCGCCAAACCGGGGATAGGCTTCATCAATTGAACACCGTTAGAAAGTTCAGCCAGTCCCTTGTCGACTTTAAGAAATGGAACAATTTCCTTCTTTTCCCACAAGAACTCCGAGCTGTACAAGTCTTGAATCTTGCTTTCCATCGTTTGCTCAAACAGAATGGCACCTAGAATTTGCTTGGAGTCAAACGAAGGCGATGTGATGATTCTAGTACGCATCTGATGGACCAGGTCAAACATTTCTTCTTCTGTTGAATACGCGTCTTCTTCAACACCATAAAGTTTCAAAGCTTTGGGCGTACTGCCGCCACTTTGATCCAAAGCTGCAATAAACCCTTCTCTATTCTGAATGACTTTTAACTGTTCTTGATTCATAGTGATTTTTCCTCCTCTTTCATTTGTACAAGCTATAACTATATTTAAAGTGTAACGTTAATCGAGGAAAATGAACAGCAAGAAGCCTTGAAAAAACTTTTCGGATGAACCCAGTTTGATTTTATAAAAGAGATTTCCTCTCCTAACAACTTAGCAGTGAATCAGCTTCCGATTTATTGCAACTTTCAACAGTTGCAAGCCTTATTTCATTTTCAACTGACGAATTTACCCCAAAAACAACAGTTGCAAGCAAAAATCTGTTTTCAACTGAGGAATAACTCCACACAGAAGGAAACCTATACAAAAAAAGATTCCACCGGATAGAATCCTTCAGTATGTTAAAACAATAAAAGGATGTCAGATGGTAACATCTAGTAAATAGGATTCAAAAGGGTCATCGAGAAATATTTGACACATATCACAAGTTTTTTATTTAATGATTTTGAAAGCACCATGTTACAATAAATTTTGAGACTGAGTAACAAAAAATATCTAATTAAAAGAAGAGGGAAAAACTATGTACAGCGGAAAAGATAAACAGTTCCATTGTGATAACTGTGAAAAAGTCATCGAAACAGGAGAAAAATGTTGGGTAAAGTGGGGATTTCCTCCCAGCCATCTAAGAACGCAGACGATGCCTGTTAAAGTGTTTGAATTTGAAAATGCTCCAATTATTTGTAGTGACTGTTCAAATAAAGATTTAAAGTTTTCCGATTTTTAGTTTTATTTGCGCATCATATTATTTTTTCTATGATAACTAAATTTAATATTACGATTAAAGCCACTTTAATTAAGAAAGACTAACTATAAGAAGTCAATAGAAAAGATTCATATTCTCTAAAAATAATTTTTTGTTGTATGAGAGATAAATAATGCACTAGAGGGCATACTAAATAAACCCAACAGTTGTTGTTTTTTAAAATTGATTATTGAATTTTGTAAGCTTCATTGTTCTTTAGAATCGCATGGACGATATAACAAAGCTTTCGAGCGACTGCGCCAACGGCAGTAAAGTGATGTTTTCCTTCCGATATTTTTTTCTGATAAAAAGCTTTTAGAGTCGGATCATGGTTTGACGCAACTAGCGCAGCTGAGAATAAGGCTTTTCGCAAGTAAGGCGAACCTCGTTTACTCATGACATTACGGGAGGCTTCGAACTCTCCAGACTGTGTGACAGAGGCATCAATTTCTGCATAAGCTACAAGTTTTTTAGGTGTACTGAAGCGGCTGATATCGCCAATTTCGCCTAGAATTGTGGCACCATTTGTATAGCTAATCCCAGGAATGGTGAGAATAACGGAATCTAACTGTTTCATTCGTTGTTCAATTTGTTGGTCCACTTCTTCCACTTGCGTTTCTAAAAACATTAATTGTTCAAGCATAGAACGAAGCTGAAAAAGATAAGCATCCTGAGCGAGAGTTATTCCGAAGGAATTAGCGGCAGCTTGTTTCAATTTTTCTGCTTTCTCTAATCGTAAGCGGCCCCGGCTCTTTTCAGATAAAAACTGGGCTAGTTTTTCTGTTGGAAGAGCATTAATCGCTTCAGGCGAGGATAGTTCATAAAGGACCTGTTTGGAAGCTTTTCCAAAAATTCCTTGTTTAGAAAATACTGTCTCGTATTCAGGAAATATTTGATCAATGACGGCAATAATTTTACGTTTAAAATCGCTAGCTGTTCCTTTTAAATAAGACCGATAACGTGCCAGTTGTTTTAATTCAAGTAAGGGCTCATCACTCAAAGCAGATTCACCAAAGGAACCATAACGAATTAAATCAGCAATTAAAACAGAATCAATTCGATCATTTTTTCGTTTTCGAATTTCAGTTCCTTTTCGCCAACCATCGGTTTGGATGGGATTAATGACATGAACTGTATATTGATTCGTATCAAGGAATGAAAACAAGGCTAACCAATAATGGCCTGTGGCTTCCATAACAATAGAAAAGTTACCAGGATCTATTGAAAAGCGATTAAGCTGTTGGAGGAGTTGTTCACCGCCTTCTGTTGTGTTTTTAAAGGAAAAGCCTTTCAGCAAGATTTTTCCAGTGTCAGACATAATAGAAGCAGCGTGTGTACGTTTTCCAATATCAATACCAAGATAAAACATCATAAACACCTACTTATATAAATTTTGGATTGGTAGGACCACTCATCTGAAAAGCACCACTGCCTTGTGGTAAATACGGAGTAATATCATAAAGATATTCAACATCTAACTTATACGTAGATTGCTTAACAGAGAGAGATCAGTCTTTCGATTACGAGTTCATGGGACCCAAGGAAGATACGATCCAACCTCTCAATCCATTAAACAAATTATCCCATGAAAGAGATAAAAGAAACTATTGGTTTCTAGGGTCACCCACAGAAAAACCGGAAGGTAAAAACCCTAAATATAATATACAAGTAAAATTAAATAAACAAAATTGAAATCCTAGAAAGTAGTGAGATTGCTGCTTTCTAGGATTTTTTTGATGGAAATTTGTAAGAATAGCGTCGACTTCTTAGGGTAACCCTTCTATCCTCACAATTGATCTAAAAAAATATATATGAACTGAATCGACTGGTTTAGCAGCAATTATCCGTCTTCAAAGTAATAGTTAGGATGTCCATTTATAGAAGGAAAATCAAAGTAAACTTAGTCTTCGTTACGTTCACCCCAATTTTTCTAAAGTTTGTTTATATAGCTCAATAATTTCTTCACGACTAATTTTATCTTGATTATTTTTATACCAATGGACGGATTGAATCGTGATCCCCATAATAATTTGTCCTTTGTATTCATTCATCATTGTTATATCACTATTATCCTCGCCTGTGTTTACATGGTTTCTTAACATACGCTGCCCATACTCTTGAACACTTTCTAACTCTACAATAATGTCCGCATTCATTTGAAGACTGAAAATGAGATATAGCAAATTATCAAATTGGTTTAGTAGTTGTTCGAAAACCAAAATAAAAAAGTTATCTTCTTCATTCTCTAAATTTTGAAACGCACGATCAAAAATTATATTCATTTTATGCTTAATGAAAAAAGTTAGAAAATCATATTTGTCTAAAAAATGTTTGTAAAAAGTTGGGCGTCGGATCATCGCTTCATCGCATAATTCCTGCACTGAAATTTTCTCAAATTCCTTTTCATGTAACAATTTCTCAAAAGCTTCGATAAGTGATATATATGTTTTTTGAATTCTTAAATCTAAATTTTCCACTTTAAAAACCTACTCCTTCATAATTAATTAACATTTCAACCCTATCTGTTAATTAATTAACAGATGCAAAATTATGTCTCTTGTTCTAGATTTCTATTCAAGTATAATCGTTAATGTGGCAAATGTAAATAAAGAAACAAATGTTAAATAACTATCAAATGAATAATAAATGAAAGTAGGTAAACGAATGTCAGTAATCGAAGTAAAACATGTTACAAAAGATTATGGCCAGGGTCGAGGTATCTTTGATGTTTCTTTTGAAATTAAGAAAGGTGAAGTCTTTGGATTCTTAGGACCAAATGGGGCAGGAAAGACAACAACTATTCGTCATTTAATGGGTTTCATTCAACCAGATGAAGGCGAATTGTATATTAACGGAAAAGATACTTGGAAATCAACTGCACTGATCAAACATGATGTCGGCTATTTACCAGGGGAACTTGCCTTCCCAGATTATATGACTGGTGATCAATTCATTGAGTTTATGGCAGAAGAACGCCATATTTCTGATATGTCACGAACAGAGGAATTAAAAAAGCTTTTTGAATTAGATACATCAGAAGAGATAAAAGAAATGAGTTTAGGAGATAAAAGAAAACTAGCTGTCGTTACGGCTTTTATGCATAATCCAAACGTATTAATTTTGGATGAACCAACTTCAGGATTAGATCCAGTTATGCAAGAACGTTTTATTGAGTTTATATTGAATGAAAAGGCAGATGGAAAGACTATTCTGTTATCCAGTCATATTTTTAGTGAAGTTGATGCCACGTGTGATCGGATTGCGATTATTAAAGATGGTATGGTTGTTTCAATGATTGAAGCTGATCAACTGAAAAGAAATACGCATAAGGCCTTCAAAATAGAATTTTCAAGCTTTGAAGATTATGAAAAGTTTTTAGGAAAGACAGCATTTGCAATTCCAGTTAAACGACCAAACCAAAACCAAGTAAAAATGAATTTGACGGATGAAAAAATGCAACAATTATTTACAGAATTGAGTGAAGTGAATGTAAACTTTATTTCTGAAATTAAATTTACACTCGAAGATTATTTCATGGATTTCTATGATCGTAAGAAGTCAGTTTCTGACGGGGAGGAGAACTTACAATATGGTATATATTGATATAAAACATTTAACAAAGGACTATAAAAAAGGTCGCGGCGTTTTTGATATCTCTTTAGAAATTGAAAAAGGAGAAGTCTATGGTTTTGTTGGGGTTAATGGAGCAGGAAAGACCACAACTATACGCCATATGATGGGCTTTATTAAACCAGATGAAGGCAGTGTTACAATTCAAGGACTTGATGCGACAAAAAGTAGTGCGGAAGTGAAGCGTTATGTCTCTTATATTCCTGGAGAGATTAATTTTCCAGGAAACACGAGTGGTGAAGAGTTCTTGAAGGAACAAATTTATTTATCTGGAAGAGGTAGCTGGGGACGTGCCAAAGAATTGAGTGAACAACTCCAGTTAGATGTCACGGCAAACGTGCACTCAATGAGTAAAGGGATGAAACAAAAAACGGCAATTGTTTCAGCTTTAGCTTCGGATGCGGATATTTTAA
Coding sequences:
- a CDS encoding TetR/AcrR family transcriptional regulator, which gives rise to MENLDLRIQKTYISLIEAFEKLLHEKEFEKISVQELCDEAMIRRPTFYKHFLDKYDFLTFFIKHKMNIIFDRAFQNLENEEDNFFILVFEQLLNQFDNLLYLIFSLQMNADIIVELESVQEYGQRMLRNHVNTGEDNSDITMMNEYKGQIIMGITIQSVHWYKNNQDKISREEIIELYKQTLEKLG
- a CDS encoding IS110 family RNA-guided transposase, producing MFYLGIDIGKRTHAASIMSDTGKILLKGFSFKNTTEGGEQLLQQLNRFSIDPGNFSIVMEATGHYWLALFSFLDTNQYTVHVINPIQTDGWRKGTEIRKRKNDRIDSVLIADLIRYGSFGESALSDEPLLELKQLARYRSYLKGTASDFKRKIIAVIDQIFPEYETVFSKQGIFGKASKQVLYELSSPEAINALPTEKLAQFLSEKSRGRLRLEKAEKLKQAAANSFGITLAQDAYLFQLRSMLEQLMFLETQVEEVDQQIEQRMKQLDSVILTIPGISYTNGATILGEIGDISRFSTPKKLVAYAEIDASVTQSGEFEASRNVMSKRGSPYLRKALFSAALVASNHDPTLKAFYQKKISEGKHHFTAVGAVARKLCYIVHAILKNNEAYKIQ
- a CDS encoding ABC transporter ATP-binding protein, which gives rise to MVYIDIKHLTKDYKKGRGVFDISLEIEKGEVYGFVGVNGAGKTTTIRHMMGFIKPDEGSVTIQGLDATKSSAEVKRYVSYIPGEINFPGNTSGEEFLKEQIYLSGRGSWGRAKELSEQLQLDVTANVHSMSKGMKQKTAIVSALASDADILIMDEPTTGLDPLMRDVFIDLLKEEKEKGKTIFMSSHIFQEVEEVCDRVAVIQEGKIIEVVNMKNIRYNKNKEYRMEFKTEEDFKRFIGLGYQISKVKAEDLQIFVQIHDEHINELIQTLKDFDLVYFKEIKVHFEDYITEVFKEEK
- a CDS encoding fructose bisphosphate aldolase — encoded protein: MNQEQLKVIQNREGFIAALDQSGGSTPKALKLYGVEEDAYSTEEEMFDLVHQMRTRIITSPSFDSKQILGAILFEQTMESKIQDLYSSEFLWEKKEIVPFLKVDKGLAELSNGVQLMKPIPGLAELLAKAKERQVFGTKMRSVIKELNPEGIRAVVEQQFEVARQILDAGLVPIIEPEVDIYSEKKDEVETILKEELLRNLDTLHEDDHVMLKLTIPTVANTYKETIDHPNVLRVVALSGGYSRDEANEKLKENDGLIASFSRALSQDLNVNQTDEEFNAALKDAIDSIFDASVNKKA
- a CDS encoding APC family permease is translated as MEKTELKKSISGLTALTVLVGTVIGAGVFFKPTAVYSASGAPGVGLLAWFVAGIITITGGLTVAEIGTIYSESGGLMLYMEKVYGKIWGFLAGWAQMIVYFPANFAALAIIFATQVINLFGLSDQLIIPIAIGTALFIALMNFMGTKHGSRIQNVATFLKLIPLFIIIIAGLLYPGGGQQSLMPFVSEDHSFLTALSSALVATLFAYDGWMNVGTLAGEMKNPGKTLPRVIVGGLSIVMAVYLAINVAYLFVVDSATLAGTATPAAAVASKLFPGIGGKLITVGILISVFGAMNGYFISAIRIPYVLAKRGLLPFADWFGVLHPKTYVPMNGGIMIVSISVVMMLSGSFNQLTDLIVFVIWIFSTMTFLAVIILRKRKPAIERSYKVPLYPFIPLVAIAGGLFILMSTLLTQPFNALLGIVLTLLGVPVFLYTQKNQKAPVLIEEE
- a CDS encoding ABC transporter ATP-binding protein; the protein is MSVIEVKHVTKDYGQGRGIFDVSFEIKKGEVFGFLGPNGAGKTTTIRHLMGFIQPDEGELYINGKDTWKSTALIKHDVGYLPGELAFPDYMTGDQFIEFMAEERHISDMSRTEELKKLFELDTSEEIKEMSLGDKRKLAVVTAFMHNPNVLILDEPTSGLDPVMQERFIEFILNEKADGKTILLSSHIFSEVDATCDRIAIIKDGMVVSMIEADQLKRNTHKAFKIEFSSFEDYEKFLGKTAFAIPVKRPNQNQVKMNLTDEKMQQLFTELSEVNVNFISEIKFTLEDYFMDFYDRKKSVSDGEENLQYGIY